A window of Pedococcus aerophilus contains these coding sequences:
- the hisS gene encoding histidine--tRNA ligase, which translates to MGRVKISPISGFPEYLPSERLVEQHFLDVIRETFELHGFGSIETRAVEPVERLLGKGGDADKEIYGVSRLAGEETADAELGLHFDLTVPFARYVLENAGHLAFPFRRHQIQKVWRGERPQEGRYREFTQADIDVVDVGELAPHFEAEVPLVMAEVFSKLPIGQMVIQVNNRKIPEGFYLGIGVSDVVGTLRIVDKLDKIGPAKVAELLVDAGLTREQADQCLALAAIRTEDLSFVDRVRALGVSHPTLDEGLDALAAVIRAGMENAPGALVADLRIARGLDYYTGTVYETQLVGHESWGSFCSGGRYDSLASDGKTTYPGVGISIGVSRLLGLLLGQKLLTASRSTPACVLVAVNDEESRPTSTRAATALRARGIPCEVAPKPAKFGKQIRYAERRGIPYVWFPAAGQPAAEVGDGRDTTNAVGVRSDQVKDIRSGEQVDADASAWQPPAADLHPQILRAES; encoded by the coding sequence ATTGGGCGCGTGAAGATCTCCCCGATCAGCGGATTCCCCGAGTACCTGCCCTCCGAGCGCCTCGTCGAGCAGCACTTCCTCGACGTCATCCGCGAGACCTTCGAGCTGCACGGGTTCGGGTCGATCGAGACCCGGGCGGTCGAGCCGGTCGAGCGGCTGCTCGGCAAGGGCGGCGACGCCGACAAGGAGATCTACGGCGTGAGCCGCCTGGCCGGTGAGGAGACCGCGGACGCCGAGCTCGGCCTGCACTTCGACCTCACCGTGCCCTTCGCCCGGTACGTGCTCGAGAACGCCGGCCACCTCGCCTTCCCGTTCCGTCGCCACCAGATCCAGAAGGTGTGGCGCGGCGAGCGCCCCCAGGAGGGTCGCTACCGCGAGTTCACCCAGGCCGACATCGACGTCGTCGACGTCGGCGAGCTGGCCCCGCACTTCGAGGCCGAGGTCCCGCTGGTCATGGCGGAGGTGTTCTCGAAGCTCCCGATCGGGCAGATGGTCATCCAGGTCAACAACCGCAAGATCCCCGAGGGCTTCTACCTCGGCATCGGCGTGAGCGATGTCGTGGGGACGCTGCGCATCGTCGACAAGCTCGACAAGATCGGTCCCGCGAAGGTCGCCGAATTGCTCGTCGACGCAGGACTCACCCGCGAGCAGGCCGACCAGTGCCTGGCCCTCGCCGCCATCCGCACCGAGGACCTGTCGTTCGTCGACCGCGTCCGGGCGCTCGGCGTCAGCCACCCGACTCTCGACGAGGGCCTCGACGCGCTCGCGGCCGTCATCCGTGCCGGCATGGAGAACGCCCCCGGCGCGCTGGTCGCCGACCTGCGGATCGCCCGAGGGCTCGACTACTACACCGGCACCGTCTACGAGACCCAGCTCGTCGGGCACGAGTCGTGGGGCTCGTTCTGCTCCGGCGGACGCTACGACTCGCTCGCCTCGGACGGGAAGACGACCTACCCGGGCGTCGGCATCTCGATCGGGGTGTCCCGCCTGCTCGGCCTGCTCCTGGGCCAGAAGCTCCTCACCGCCAGCCGGTCCACCCCCGCCTGCGTCCTCGTCGCCGTGAACGACGAGGAGAGCCGGCCCACCTCGACCAGGGCCGCGACCGCGCTGCGCGCCCGCGGCATCCCCTGCGAGGTGGCCCCCAAGCCGGCCAAGTTCGGCAAGCAGATCCGGTACGCCGAGCGGCGGGGGATCCCCTACGTCTGGTTCCCGGCCGCTGGGCAGCCGGCCGCCGAGGTCGGTGACGGCCGCGACACCACCAACGCCGTCGGCGTGCGCTCGGACCAGGTCAAGGACATCCGGTCCGGCGAGCAGGTCGACGCCGACGCGAGCGCCTGGCAGCCACCCGCGGCCGACCTGCACCCCCAGATCCTGCGCGCAGAGAGCTGA
- a CDS encoding MBL fold metallo-hydrolase, whose translation MLTVAFPATAFDTNCYVLAPAPGEECVVVDPGIGIEETLRAVLTEHRLRPAAVLLTHGHLDHVYSVTPVCGADTAAYIHANDRYRLVDLLGQSNPGLVAMLEQQFGTRATWTEPSNVVEIGDRTHLDLAGLGFDVLHAPGHTEGSVMFAVDAVPDGIADQVDVDRTVLSGDVLFAGSIGRTDLPGGDAAAMHRSLRDVVLPLPDTTLVLPGHYGASTMERERATNPHLQGLGA comes from the coding sequence GTGCTGACCGTCGCATTTCCTGCCACCGCCTTCGACACGAACTGCTACGTCCTGGCCCCGGCGCCGGGGGAGGAGTGCGTCGTGGTCGACCCCGGCATCGGGATCGAGGAGACCCTGCGGGCCGTCCTCACCGAGCACCGGCTCCGACCGGCCGCGGTCCTGCTCACCCACGGGCACCTCGACCACGTCTACTCGGTGACGCCGGTCTGCGGCGCCGACACGGCGGCATACATCCACGCGAACGACCGCTATCGGCTCGTGGACCTGCTCGGGCAGTCCAACCCCGGCCTGGTCGCAATGCTCGAGCAGCAGTTCGGCACCAGGGCCACGTGGACCGAGCCGTCCAACGTCGTCGAGATCGGCGACCGGACCCACCTCGACCTCGCCGGGCTCGGCTTCGACGTCCTGCACGCCCCCGGCCACACGGAGGGGTCGGTGATGTTCGCCGTGGACGCCGTCCCGGACGGGATCGCCGACCAGGTCGACGTCGACCGGACGGTGCTCAGCGGGGACGTGCTGTTCGCCGGGTCGATCGGTCGGACCGACCTGCCCGGCGGCGACGCGGCCGCCATGCACCGCTCGCTGCGCGACGTCGTCCTGCCGCTGCCGGACACGACGCTCGTGCTCCCGGGGCACTACGGCGCCTCGACGATGGAGCGGGAGCGGGCGACCAACCCCCACCTGCAAGGATTGGGCGCGTGA
- a CDS encoding 4-alpha-glucanotransferase produces MDSTQPLTDSRASGVQLHITSLPGGRLGQPARDFVDWLAEAGQSVWQVLPVSVPDQHRSPYKSPSAFAASAALLEEPDAPVSRAELDAFAEREAYWVGSWTSFGGDLSDQVRFDREWSALRDYARGRGIQILGDVPIYVAPDGADERAWPQFFRADAVAGCPPDAYAATGQLWGNPLYRWDVLADDGYRWWIERLRRTFALFDLVRVDHFRGFAAYWAIPAGDETALNGQWETGPGRAVFDAACAALGDLPVLAEDLGDIDQPVIDLRKALGFPGMAVLQFGFEPAYDYNTHDLVNLAADQVVYTGTHDNDTVVGWWAELPEHRRDLVRAAWREQGVRADGDEEPSWAMIELALATPCGLAMMQAQDVLGLGASARMNAPGIEGGWSWQMEPGALTSEHAARLRALTQASGRVAR; encoded by the coding sequence ATGGACTCGACCCAGCCGCTGACCGACTCCCGCGCCAGCGGGGTCCAGCTGCACATCACGTCCCTGCCCGGCGGTCGCCTCGGCCAGCCCGCACGCGACTTCGTCGACTGGCTCGCCGAGGCGGGGCAGTCGGTCTGGCAGGTGCTGCCCGTCTCGGTGCCCGACCAGCACCGTTCGCCGTACAAGTCGCCGTCCGCGTTCGCCGCCTCCGCAGCCCTCCTCGAGGAGCCGGACGCCCCGGTCAGCCGGGCCGAGCTCGACGCCTTCGCCGAGCGCGAGGCCTACTGGGTCGGGTCGTGGACGAGCTTCGGCGGCGACCTCTCCGACCAGGTGCGCTTCGACCGCGAGTGGTCGGCCCTGCGCGACTACGCCCGCGGGCGCGGGATCCAGATCCTCGGCGACGTCCCGATCTACGTCGCCCCCGACGGTGCCGACGAGCGGGCCTGGCCGCAGTTCTTCCGCGCCGACGCCGTGGCCGGGTGCCCGCCCGACGCGTATGCCGCCACCGGCCAGCTCTGGGGCAACCCGCTCTACCGATGGGACGTCCTCGCCGACGACGGCTACCGGTGGTGGATCGAGCGTCTGCGCCGCACGTTCGCGCTGTTCGACCTCGTCCGGGTCGACCACTTCCGCGGCTTCGCCGCGTACTGGGCCATCCCCGCCGGTGACGAGACCGCGCTGAACGGGCAGTGGGAGACCGGTCCGGGTCGGGCCGTGTTCGACGCGGCCTGCGCCGCGCTCGGCGACCTCCCGGTCCTCGCCGAGGACCTCGGCGACATCGACCAGCCGGTCATCGACCTGCGCAAGGCCCTCGGGTTCCCCGGCATGGCGGTGCTGCAGTTCGGGTTCGAGCCGGCCTACGACTACAACACGCACGACCTCGTGAACCTCGCCGCCGACCAGGTGGTCTACACCGGCACCCACGACAACGACACCGTCGTGGGCTGGTGGGCCGAGCTGCCCGAGCACCGTCGCGACCTCGTGCGCGCCGCGTGGCGTGAGCAGGGCGTGCGGGCCGACGGTGACGAGGAGCCGAGCTGGGCGATGATCGAGCTCGCCCTCGCGACCCCGTGCGGGCTGGCCATGATGCAGGCCCAGGACGTCCTGGGCCTGGGGGCGTCCGCCCGGATGAACGCCCCGGGCATCGAGGGCGGCTGGTCCTGGCAGATGGAGCCCGGAGCCCTGACGTCCGAGCACGCCGCCCGGCTGCGCGCCCTCACTCAGGCCTCGGGCCGGGTGGCCCGCTAG
- a CDS encoding bifunctional (p)ppGpp synthetase/guanosine-3',5'-bis(diphosphate) 3'-pyrophosphohydrolase — MSEDVVTGPVPTGASSASRVRARLARFGSRGGPTNPVLEPLLQTVRATHPKADLTVIERAYVVAEEAHRGQKRKSGDAYITHPLAVTTILAELGMTPATLAAALLHDTVEDTAYSLSQLEKDFGREVAMLVDGVTKLDKVTYGDAAQAETVRKMVVAMARDIRVLVIKLADRLHNARTWRYVSVESAQRKARETLEIYAPLAHRLGMNTIKWELEDLSFATLYPKVYDEIVRLVAERAPAREEFLSGVRDQVSEDLRGAKIKATVTGRPKHYYSVYQKMIVRGRDFEDIYDLVAVRVLVDSVRDCYAALGALHARWNPLPGRFKDYIAMPKFNMYQSLHTTVIGPQGKPVEIQIRTHTMHRRAEYGVAAHWKYKEDGTAPPAGTRDGETGPINDMAWLRQLLDWQKETADPGEFLDSLRFEINAREVYVFTPKGEVVALPAGATPVDFAYAVHTEVGHHCIGGRVNGRLVPLESTLENGDVVEVLTSKADGAGPSRDWLTFVKSPRARNKIKQWFSKERREEAIETGKDAIAKAMRKEGLPLQRLLTVETLTGLASELRYQDIDALYAAVGEGHVSAQHVVGRLVVSLGGEEGASEDLAEATTPTRSMRRRSGDPGVVVVGTADVWVKLARCCTPVPGDPIMGFITRGNGVSVHRTDCTNAESLLSQPDRMIEVEWAPSSASVFLVQLQVEALDRNRLLSDVTRVLSDQHVNILSASVQTSRDRVAISKFTFEMGDPSHLDHVMKAVRRIDGVFDVYRITGTKATAAKA; from the coding sequence ATGAGTGAGGACGTCGTCACCGGTCCGGTGCCCACCGGCGCGTCGTCCGCGAGCCGTGTACGGGCCCGCCTGGCGCGCTTCGGCAGCCGGGGCGGGCCCACCAACCCGGTCCTCGAACCACTGCTCCAGACGGTGCGGGCGACCCACCCCAAGGCGGACCTGACCGTCATCGAGCGGGCCTACGTCGTCGCCGAGGAGGCCCACCGGGGCCAGAAGCGCAAGTCCGGCGACGCCTACATCACCCACCCGTTGGCCGTCACGACGATCCTGGCCGAGCTCGGCATGACGCCCGCCACCCTCGCGGCGGCGCTCCTGCACGACACGGTGGAGGACACGGCCTACAGCCTCTCCCAGCTGGAGAAGGACTTCGGGCGCGAGGTCGCGATGCTCGTCGACGGCGTCACCAAGCTCGACAAGGTGACGTACGGCGACGCGGCCCAGGCCGAGACGGTCCGCAAGATGGTCGTGGCCATGGCTCGCGACATCCGCGTCCTGGTCATCAAGCTCGCCGACCGCCTCCACAACGCGCGCACCTGGCGCTACGTCTCGGTCGAGTCGGCCCAGCGCAAGGCCCGCGAGACGCTCGAGATCTACGCGCCGCTGGCCCACCGGCTCGGCATGAACACCATCAAGTGGGAGCTCGAGGACCTGTCGTTCGCGACGCTCTACCCCAAGGTGTACGACGAGATCGTGCGGCTCGTCGCCGAGCGGGCGCCCGCGCGCGAGGAGTTCCTCTCCGGCGTGCGCGACCAGGTGAGCGAGGACCTGCGCGGCGCCAAGATCAAGGCGACCGTCACCGGCCGCCCGAAGCACTACTACTCCGTCTACCAGAAGATGATCGTCCGCGGCCGCGACTTCGAGGACATCTACGACCTCGTCGCGGTGCGGGTCCTCGTCGACTCGGTGCGCGACTGCTACGCCGCGCTCGGTGCCCTGCACGCCCGCTGGAACCCCCTGCCCGGGCGGTTCAAGGACTACATCGCGATGCCCAAGTTCAACATGTACCAGTCGTTGCACACGACGGTCATCGGGCCGCAGGGCAAGCCCGTGGAGATCCAGATCCGGACGCACACCATGCACCGCCGGGCGGAGTACGGCGTCGCAGCGCACTGGAAGTACAAGGAGGACGGCACCGCGCCGCCCGCAGGCACCCGCGACGGCGAGACCGGCCCGATCAACGACATGGCGTGGCTGCGCCAGCTGCTCGACTGGCAGAAGGAGACCGCCGACCCGGGGGAGTTCCTCGACTCGCTGCGGTTCGAGATCAACGCCCGCGAGGTCTACGTCTTCACGCCCAAGGGCGAGGTCGTGGCCCTTCCCGCCGGGGCCACCCCGGTCGACTTCGCCTACGCCGTCCACACCGAGGTCGGACACCACTGCATCGGCGGCCGCGTCAACGGACGGCTCGTGCCACTGGAGTCCACCCTCGAGAACGGTGACGTCGTCGAGGTGCTCACCTCCAAGGCCGACGGCGCCGGCCCTTCGCGCGACTGGCTGACGTTCGTCAAGTCACCGCGGGCGCGCAACAAGATCAAGCAGTGGTTCTCCAAGGAACGCCGTGAGGAGGCGATCGAGACCGGCAAGGACGCGATCGCCAAGGCGATGCGCAAGGAGGGCCTGCCGCTGCAGCGCCTGCTCACCGTGGAGACCCTCACGGGCCTCGCCTCCGAGCTGCGCTACCAGGACATCGACGCCCTGTATGCCGCCGTCGGCGAGGGGCACGTGTCCGCCCAGCACGTGGTGGGCCGCCTCGTCGTCTCCCTCGGTGGCGAGGAGGGTGCGTCCGAGGACCTCGCGGAGGCCACCACCCCGACCCGCTCCATGCGCCGCCGGTCCGGCGACCCCGGCGTGGTCGTCGTCGGCACCGCCGACGTGTGGGTCAAGCTCGCCCGGTGCTGCACCCCGGTGCCCGGTGACCCAATCATGGGTTTCATCACCCGCGGCAACGGCGTCTCGGTCCACCGCACCGACTGCACCAACGCGGAATCGCTCCTGTCGCAACCAGATCGGATGATCGAGGTCGAGTGGGCGCCCTCGTCGGCGTCGGTCTTCCTCGTCCAGCTCCAGGTCGAGGCGCTCGACCGCAACCGGCTGCTCTCCGATGTCACCCGCGTGCTGTCCGACCAGCACGTCAACATCTTGTCGGCCTCGGTGCAGACCTCGCGAGACCGGGTGGCCATCTCGAAGTTCACGTTCGAGATGGGGGATCCGAGCCACCTCGACCACGTGATGAAGGCGGTGCGTCGCATCGACGGCGTCTTCGACGTCTACCGGATCACCGGCACCAAGGCGACGGCCGCCAAGGCCTAG
- a CDS encoding adenine phosphoribosyltransferase: protein MTTAATASLVALIESRLRDIPDFPSAGVVFKDVTPLLADAEAFGAVVRDMADRRRGAVDLVVGIEARGFIFGAALAHELGIGFVPVRKAGKLPGKTVGVSYDLEYGSATIEIHEDSFVGGERVLVVDDVLATGGTAEAACRLLEDAGAVVVAFEAPIELEFLHGRDRLQGREVHTSLVVRGD from the coding sequence ATGACGACCGCTGCCACCGCGTCGCTCGTCGCGCTCATCGAGAGCCGGCTGCGCGACATCCCGGACTTCCCGAGCGCCGGGGTGGTCTTCAAGGACGTCACGCCGTTGCTCGCGGACGCCGAGGCCTTCGGAGCCGTCGTCCGGGACATGGCGGACCGGCGCCGCGGTGCCGTCGACCTCGTGGTCGGCATCGAGGCGCGCGGGTTCATCTTCGGTGCGGCCCTGGCCCACGAGCTCGGGATCGGGTTCGTGCCGGTGCGCAAGGCGGGCAAGCTGCCGGGCAAGACGGTCGGGGTCTCCTACGACCTCGAGTACGGCAGCGCCACGATCGAGATCCACGAGGACTCGTTCGTCGGCGGGGAGCGCGTGCTCGTCGTCGACGACGTCCTGGCGACGGGCGGGACCGCCGAGGCGGCCTGCCGGCTGCTCGAGGACGCGGGTGCGGTCGTGGTGGCCTTCGAGGCCCCGATCGAGCTCGAGTTCCTGCACGGACGGGACCGGCTGCAGGGCCGCGAGGTGCACACCAGCCTCGTGGTCCGAGGCGACTGA
- a CDS encoding DUF349 domain-containing protein — protein sequence MTEQTPPAAPTEPQAHEEQAAEETAPASAPVTQAPEADAPAPESETAAEAPAAEPEAPAAEPEAATAPAAEAEAPAAEPEAATAPAAEPEAPAAEPEAATALAAEPEAAAAPAAPTPAAKPRPVPKPSAVPSPAAVRKVAHPLPTLTAAAPTGPPAETFGRVAEDGTVFVRTDDGEKEVGAYPGATADEALHYFARKYDELFASADLLQQRVTTTDLSAKDAAEGLTKLREHAAEAGVVGDLAALEAKIAEIAEAVTARKKTETAERNAARAVAATEREAIVAEAEHIAGQPENKIQWKSSGARMRELLEEWKKHQRAGTRLDRETEGALWQRFSQARNSFDKARRIHFAQLESTQSEAKAAKQDLVKEAEALATSTDWGATAGAFKRLMDRWRQAGRASRSDDDALWARFKAAQDAFFTAKDAEAAKEDEEFRGNLAVKEELLKEAEAILPVTDLDAAKTALRSVQDRWEAAGKVPRGDVDRMEKGMRRIESAVREADEKRWHKTNPEVAARAQSMVDQLESSVAALKADVEKAQASGNEKKVKDARSKLEAQELWLAQARGNLDEFGG from the coding sequence GTGACCGAGCAGACGCCCCCGGCAGCCCCCACCGAGCCGCAGGCTCACGAGGAGCAGGCCGCGGAAGAGACCGCACCCGCCAGCGCCCCCGTGACGCAAGCCCCCGAGGCCGACGCACCCGCCCCGGAGTCCGAGACCGCGGCCGAGGCACCCGCCGCAGAACCCGAGGCACCCGCCGCTGAACCCGAGGCGGCCACTGCGCCGGCTGCCGAGGCCGAGGCACCCGCCGCTGAACCCGAGGCAGCCACTGCGCCGGCTGCCGAGCCCGAGGCGCCCGCTGCCGAGCCCGAGGCAGCCACTGCGCTGGCGGCCGAGCCCGAGGCGGCTGCTGCCCCGGCTGCGCCGACCCCGGCCGCCAAGCCCCGTCCCGTCCCGAAGCCGTCGGCCGTGCCCTCGCCGGCTGCCGTCCGCAAGGTCGCGCACCCGCTCCCGACGCTGACTGCGGCGGCCCCCACTGGTCCCCCGGCCGAGACCTTCGGTCGCGTGGCCGAGGACGGCACGGTCTTCGTCCGCACCGACGACGGCGAGAAGGAGGTCGGCGCCTACCCCGGCGCGACCGCCGACGAGGCGCTGCACTACTTCGCGCGCAAGTACGACGAGCTCTTCGCCTCCGCGGACCTGCTCCAGCAGCGCGTCACCACCACCGACCTGTCGGCCAAGGACGCGGCCGAGGGCCTGACCAAGCTGCGGGAGCACGCGGCCGAGGCCGGCGTCGTCGGGGACCTCGCGGCCCTCGAGGCGAAGATCGCCGAGATCGCCGAGGCCGTCACCGCCCGGAAGAAGACCGAGACCGCGGAGCGCAACGCCGCCCGTGCCGTGGCCGCCACCGAGCGCGAGGCCATCGTGGCCGAGGCAGAGCACATCGCCGGCCAGCCCGAGAACAAGATCCAGTGGAAGAGCAGCGGCGCCCGGATGCGCGAGCTCCTCGAGGAGTGGAAGAAGCACCAGCGTGCCGGCACCCGCCTCGACCGGGAGACCGAGGGCGCCCTGTGGCAGCGGTTCAGCCAGGCCCGCAACTCCTTCGACAAGGCTCGTCGCATCCACTTCGCCCAGCTCGAGAGCACCCAGAGCGAGGCCAAGGCGGCCAAGCAGGACCTCGTCAAGGAGGCAGAGGCGCTGGCCACCAGCACCGACTGGGGTGCCACTGCCGGGGCGTTCAAGCGCCTGATGGACCGCTGGCGCCAGGCCGGTCGCGCCTCGCGCTCCGACGACGACGCCCTGTGGGCGCGCTTCAAGGCCGCACAGGACGCCTTCTTCACCGCCAAGGACGCCGAGGCGGCCAAGGAGGACGAGGAGTTCCGGGGCAACCTCGCCGTCAAGGAGGAGCTGCTCAAGGAGGCCGAGGCGATCCTCCCGGTCACCGACCTCGATGCCGCCAAGACCGCGCTGCGCAGCGTGCAGGACCGCTGGGAGGCAGCCGGCAAGGTGCCGCGAGGTGACGTGGACCGGATGGAGAAGGGGATGCGCCGCATCGAGTCGGCCGTTCGCGAGGCCGACGAGAAGCGTTGGCACAAGACCAATCCCGAGGTCGCTGCGCGCGCCCAGAGCATGGTCGACCAGCTCGAGTCCTCGGTCGCGGCCCTCAAGGCCGATGTCGAGAAGGCCCAGGCCTCCGGCAACGAGAAGAAGGTCAAGGACGCCCGGTCCAAGCTCGAGGCGCAGGAGCTGTGGCTCGCCCAGGCCCGCGGCAACCTCGACGAGTTCGGCGGCTGA
- a CDS encoding peptidylprolyl isomerase has protein sequence MTKEQERARAHRRQEKLDAKAVQRERDAARNRQVAVVVAAVLVVVVAFVVLATKLGGDSTPAAAPSASDTPSASASTAAVEGCEAPPATPTAIKTQGLPDKATAAGKTFTAVVTTNCGDITLQLDGAKAPQTVASFVALSKSSYFDGAPCHRLTTQGIFVLQCGDPLGGTGSGPGYAYGLENTPADGKYPKGTLAMARTNDVNSNADQFFIVYDDTDLSSVPEGYSIFGTVTGGMDIVEKIAAAGVSGGATDGPPAAPISILKVAVTEKKA, from the coding sequence GTGACCAAGGAGCAGGAACGAGCCAGGGCCCATCGTCGTCAGGAGAAGCTGGACGCCAAGGCGGTCCAGCGCGAGCGTGATGCCGCGAGGAACCGTCAGGTCGCGGTGGTCGTCGCCGCCGTCCTCGTCGTCGTGGTGGCCTTCGTCGTCCTCGCCACCAAGCTCGGTGGCGACTCCACCCCGGCGGCCGCCCCCAGCGCCTCGGACACGCCCAGCGCCAGCGCCTCGACCGCTGCGGTCGAGGGCTGCGAGGCTCCCCCGGCCACCCCCACCGCGATCAAGACCCAGGGTCTTCCCGACAAGGCGACCGCCGCGGGCAAGACCTTCACCGCCGTGGTGACGACCAACTGCGGTGACATCACGCTGCAGCTCGACGGAGCCAAGGCACCCCAGACCGTCGCGTCGTTCGTGGCGCTGTCGAAGAGCAGCTACTTCGACGGGGCCCCGTGCCACCGCCTCACCACGCAGGGCATCTTCGTGCTCCAGTGCGGCGACCCGCTCGGCGGCACCGGATCCGGCCCGGGGTACGCCTACGGCCTGGAGAACACGCCCGCCGACGGCAAGTACCCCAAGGGGACGCTGGCCATGGCACGCACCAACGACGTCAACTCCAACGCCGACCAGTTCTTCATCGTGTACGACGACACCGACCTGAGCAGCGTGCCCGAGGGGTACTCCATCTTCGGCACGGTGACCGGTGGAATGGATATTGTCGAGAAGATCGCCGCAGCAGGTGTGAGTGGCGGGGCCACCGATGGTCCCCCGGCAGCACCCATCAGCATCCTCAAGGTTGCTGTGACCGAGAAGAAGGCCTGA